The genomic stretch TCGCTGCCGTTACGCACAGACGCAgcgtcactttctgtctcactggacgactgaacatgttcatcagagggtgaatatccctcttcagaatctgagtcagccattacttgaCGAAGTACTTTGTCAACAGTGAACAGACCTCTCGGCTTGGTGACTTTTCTCTCGCTGTCGTGCGCTCTGCTGCGCTCCGACTGCGACCCTTGTCTCCTCGACCGGGACGCggttttcaaactctataaactccaaaactttgaatgaaaacacgcccACAAATGACGCTCAGATTGAAGTTCCAGATGTCCGCCATCTCCTGGTGTAAAGTAGTAACTACATGAGGCACAATATTTGCAGCTATGGCTTGTTATGTTAAGCAATGATGCttgtcgcaatattgcgacttTGGCGCTTAAAGGGTTAAATCTTCTATTGTactcacattaaaaacaaatataatttttgttgtaaagaataaaaacattcGCTGTTGTCATCAGTTTATGAACCTGTAGCTTCAGTAGGAATCAGTGAACACTGAGTCCTGTAACTATTATCAAGAACTGGGCATTATGGGATGTTGGTGCTTACTGTAATCATAGCCGGGGCCGTATCCATAGTAACCAGAGGAGTAGTCGTAGTTGCCATAGCCGCTGTATCCGCCGTAGCCGTAGCCCTGGTTACCGTAGCCCTGGTTCCAGTAGTTTCCATAGCCCTGGTTCCAGCCCTGGCTCTGACCTGAGAGTTCAcacaaatacttaaaaatatgttttctgttaaaacactgaaGTCTCATCTTCAGGTAAAACTGCACtaaccagaaaaaaatgttcattaaagGAGTCAGTCAACGGCTGAATGCagaaatcagattttaaaagattctcagatgtggaaaaaatgtggaaattaacTTCTGATTCCAGAGAAAACACTAGGACTGTTACATACTTAGTTAAATGTTTATCCAACTgacagaggaataaataaaagtccCCAGCTTCATACAGAACTACAAACTCTTTCACATTCTATCTTTAGTTTCAGCTCAGGATTTTAGGATTGGCAGTGACTCACCTTTACCTGTGCAAacaaaaacctgtccaaaaagaTGAATGTATTCTGAAGGATAGCTCCATCTTTACCTCCACGGCCTCGGCCTCCCCGGCCTCCATAGCCGCCTCCACGTCCCGCTCcgtactgctgctgctggtagaCCTCCTTCGGCTGGGCGATCTTCAGCTCACACTGAGGAGgagattcagattcactttattgtcatagCAACAAGTGCATCGAAAGGTAAGGAGATGAACTCGTTAAGCCTCTCAGGCCCAGCAGAAGTAAGAACAAAAGATTCTGCTGCAGTGTAAAAATGCTCTCAAAATCGCACTGAAAAACTTCAGCAGCAGAGCCTCAAAATATAGTGAGCCTTCCTGCACAGAAAGTTCACATTTGACAAACTTCCCTTGACTCTAGAACCAAAGATTCTTATTAAAGATCTAAGCTGTGATGCTAACTTCACCCACAGACAGACGAAGAGCATCAAACTACAGGCAGCTGAGACCAAAACCTACAAAACCTCCAGTTCGTGGACGACACCAACCCACTGATTCTTTGGGTACGTACCCTGGAACCTTGGATGTTGTGGTATTTCTTCTCCAGACACTTCTTGACGCTGGCTTCGTCTTTGTATGTGATGAAGATGAAACCCCTCCTTTTCTTTGATTTGGGGTCGATAGGGAGCTCGATGGTTTCAATCTGGAGAGACAAGGTGGAAAATGGAGCCACTGTTGTCCAACTTTTACATGTAGACATTTGGCACCACTAAGGAACCCGTCTGAATGTCTTCTGTAAACTCTTTTCCAGTCTTTGAATCCTAAACCACCCTTATTATCAGCTTTAATAAACTCTGGATTATTACCCTTCATCCTgctgtgtgttaaatgtgtgtttaatctACAGGGAGAAGTGGGGTTCTGCTGCGGGCTCTATTatgtgaaattatttaaaactgaCCTCTCCAAAGGCGCCGAAATATTCCCTGATGGTTTCCTCAGTAGCTTCAGGAATCAAACCGCCGACAAAGATCTTCTTGACGGGCTCCTTTTTCATGGCCATCGCCCTTTTGGGGTCAATCTGACGTCCGTCCAGTCTGTGTTCCTTCTGCTCCAGCACCTACAGACACGTATGTAAAGATTAACACGGCTCGGTCATGTCACAGAAACGTCTGATTCAACAGAAGACCAACACAAGTACTGTTTAGGAGCTGTGTGGCTGCAAAAGCTGGATGTAGACACAGTTCCCTCTGTTTCTGTGACACATGCTTAAACGAAAAACACCAAACAGTTGATGATGTAACTACAAAACTACACGTGAAGCATCAGTCGGTTATTCAGACTCACTTTGTCCACGCTGCTGGCGTCTTTGAAGAGAACGAAGCCGAAGCCTCGGGACCGGCCGGTGTTGGAGTCCATCTTGATGGTGCAGTCTGACACCTCCCCAAACTTACTGAAGTAATCCTTCAGGTCCTTTTTACTCGTGTCCCAGCTGAGGCCGCCCACAAACATTTTACTGCAAACACAACAATCATTTCAACATCATTCACAGTATTACCTTTACAAATAGTTCATGCCAGAATTTTCAGGTCCAGTGTTTCAGTTTCACTGGAAACTTTTCAGTCTCCAGCTGCAGAATGTTCATtatcatatttaaatattactttACTACTTAAGAATCACTGAATATTTAATTTATGATGCGTAATATTTGAAATCCATGTGCAACGTTTCATTATCACGTGAAATTCAATACTTCAGAATCATTCTCAGAGTTAGTTTTATAGCAGCttacacatttttacatctttcttCTATCTTATTGTTCTTCTATTCTGcccatttctgttttctgaccAATATCGGACCCTAGACTTACTTCCTGGATAAATAAATGTCCATCTTATTCCTGATATTGTTGAACTAGAGTACATAGAACACAAAGCTGATATCGCTGTTTACATTTCTGTTCATCACCCAAATCTTTGCCGTCCTTCTACAATGTTCTGACATTATTTAATCATCGTTTATTTCTAGATGTACATTTCTAGAGAGGGTTCGGGTTTTTCAAACCAAACACTCACCCAGCGTCCTCCTCTCCTTTACTGGCGTCGATCTTGCCTCCGTCTGTGCCGTTGTCCTGGCCTTCGTCCTGGACTTCATCTCCACCCATCAGCTCCTGCTCGGCTCCGTTCTGGTCCTCCTCACCCTCGTTGCCGTTCTGCTCCAACGTCTCCATCAGCAGATTCTCAGCGTCTGCCATTCTGACGATGGGTTTTTCAAGAGACTGAGGAGAGACGAGACAAACTTTAGTGCATCCTAAAGATAAGTGAAACACCATTCTTAGAAATGCAAACATTGTGGGCAAAGGATCAACTTGTTCTATGATTTCCAGTCATTTAAATCGACTGGCTGCTGTATTTTTTATCCTATTTTCActacaacaaacacattttttaatagGTGTGACTGAACTTTAGTGAATGTTCAGGAATGGTACCTGAGCTCTGAAACTACACTTAACCTCAAAATACAAGAAGTTTTAGTACCAAacttgattttaaatttatgacataaagacaataaatacaataaccCCCTTATTAATAACAAAACAGGAATATCTGCAGTATTACGGCAGCAAAGGGAATCaatcagtgggaaaaaaaagactttaacaAGAAATATATGAAGGGCTGTTGATTGTGTACATATTGTTCCATTTTAAACACTGACAAGTACAGAGCTGTTTTAAAACTGGTTAATAAATAAAGTTGCAGGTCAATAGACAGAACTAGTGGTGTTGATGGTTCCCAGCTAAAtgtaaaattcataaaaatattaAGCAAAAGACATACAATGAACCCTGGGTTTTAGTGGCTCCTGGTCAGCaaagggtaaaataaatatataaataaaaggtCATCCAAGCTTTAGATTAAGCAGTTTTGAGGAATGCAGAAACAGCCACGCAATCtaattaaatcagattttttacgACTGttttgagtaaaaatgtggGAAACTACAAACAGGCCGGATGGATGCTAAAATCTGTTTAGCTGTGAAGCATTGTGGAGTTTAACACCAGCAGATAATGAAGCTGATTgttaacaaaaagaaacaaaccgGCGTGGAACTCCGTGTTTTAACGGCGTGGATCTCCATGTTTTAACGGCGTAGGTTCTCTTCGTTAACGGAGCGTTCAAGCAAACCGCGCTTTGCTCCGTTAGCGCTCGAGGCTAGGCCCGGCTAACAGCTAGCTCTCCCCGGCTAACGGCTAGCTCTCCCCGGCTAACGGCTAGCTCTCCCCGGCTAACGGCTAGCTCCCCAAGGCTAGCAGCTAGCTCCCCAAGGCTAGCAGCTAGCTCCCCAAGGCTAGCAGCTAGCTATTCCCGCTATTCATCATAAATAAAGAATACCGTAAAATCACATCAGGCGCAAGAGAAATAGTCTGAATGAACTCCTCTCAAAGCAGAAGGCATAACTTCCTCCTGAAAATGCCGCTAAAGCAGCGCTCCATTCAGAGGAATAACCGCACAATAGCACCGCTGCCGTTAACGGCCCGCTAGCTGCACGAAGCCgctaaaaacacagataaaaacattaaaacggAGGAAAAGCACAATGAAAAGACCCTCCGTTTAAAGCTACATTTACTCTCgtatatttcattttaaggaTAACGGAATCCAGGCGTTCTTACTTTGAGGAGAAACTCCGGGACGCGCTGCTCAAAATGGACTCCAAATTCACCGCTAACTCGTGGCAACATATATACGACCGGATGTGACCCAGCAAAGGGGGGACTTTGTAAAGACAGCGTCTGTGATTGGACAAGAGGGCCAGAAGTACGTTTAAACGcgctctgtgattggctgaatgCGCGGACGCTGCGACAAAAGGCAAATCCAGCCGCTAAACGTCCTTCCTGCTTCCTTTCGGCTGGTTTatagagggttagggttagtccTAACTGCTGTTTAAATCTGTTCTGATCTATAGAGGGTTGGGGTTAATGAtagctgatcgaggctttgttgaagcttcgacacttcattcaaaacatggttcattactcgaggcctcaatgacacacacagctcgagtaggacatctagtggtcaataaaatgaagtgcaatcaagacgtggtcggttcatggattgttttggatttgattcgccatgcacacattcctctttgactacactagatgattgtatggtttctagtggacacaaaaataacattactagtaataataatgacaataactattgaggagcacgtttcttatttgccatgtttgtctgtaaccctatatactcttcacttatattctgtgttatgaaacatttaaacggtgctgctccattcatgagatgctctacaaatacagactgatgtcattttcacatggggctgatgcaaatacagattatatggattattatggattttggcaaaatatgtcttggggtttattggtaaagaggtcagtaaagagggtgtgcttatgtaactggttatgagtttttattgagaaataatttatcaacagttttgggactcaagcagttccttcttttactcactatctccccagccttagaaaaaaaaactgttcgcacggcacagatgaggctgaggtacacaggaaacgtttggctccattgtacaaatttgggtaaacggttttgtgggttgtCCAGTAaaccagtgggtctgccgttctttctacgattgcattcgctgtgacgctttgcatttgccaggctctacttgcgtcttcgtccaataggctccacagttgaactgaaaaatattgaagatcatcatcatcatcatcaccagaaatgtcagtcattccctattcagaagagaaaaaaaatacctgtggaaggtgctgctggtggtggaggacgaggctgcggtggtgcttgtgacgtagatgactgctgcttggtattctttatgttaactgttgtgcattctgttattaaacgttctttcacactgactgccactctgattggcgAATCCAAAAATTTTGAACtacagagccacaagtgtagcaacagccagtgaactgtttttttctttggtttgtagtctgtcagctaagaacctgacaaggttctgtgccaggtgttgtgtcatgggggtggtgagttgggaatatctatatctatatctatatctatctatctatctatctatctatctatctatctatctatctatctatctatctatctatctatctatctatctatatctatatctatatctatatctatatctatctatctatctatctatatatatatatatatatatatatatatatatatatatatatatatatatatctctatCTGCCCCTCACGGTCTCTATCTGCCCCTCACGGTCTCTATCTGCCCCTCACGGTCTCTATCTGCCCCTCACCACTCTATCTTCCCCTCACCGTCTCTATCTGCCCCTCACGGTCTCTATCTGCCCATCACCGTGTCTATCTGCCCCTCACCGTCTCTATCTGCCCCTCACCTTGTCTTTCTGCCCGTCACCGTCTCTATCTGCCCCTCACCATGTCTTTCTGCCCGTCACCGTCTCTATCTGCCCCTCACCGTCTCTATCTGCCCCTCACCACTCTATCTTCCCGTCACCGTCTCTTTCTGCCCCTCACCATGTCTTTCTGCCCGTCACCGTCTCTATCTGCCCCTCACCGTCTCTATCTGCCCCTCACCACTCTATCTTCCCCTCACCGTCTCTATCTGCCCCTCACCGTCTCTATCTGCCCCTCACCGTCTCTATCTTCCCCTCATCGTGTCTATCTGCCCCTCACCGTGTCTATCTGCCCCTCACCGTGTCTTTCTGCCCCTCACCGTCTATCTGCCCCTCACCGTCTCTATCTGCCCCTCACCGTCTCTATCTGCCCCTCACCATGTCTATCTGCCCCTCACCATCTCTATCTGCCCCTCACCGTGTCTATCTGCCCCTCACCGTGTCTTTCTGCCCCTCACGGTCTCTATCTGCCCCTCACGGTTTCTATCTGCCCCTCACGGTCTCTATCTGCCCCTCACCGTGTCTATCTGCCCCTCACCGTGTCTTTCTGCCCCTCACCGTCTCTATCTGCCCCTCACCGTCTCTATCTGCCCCTCACCGTCTCTATCTGCCCCTCACGGTCTCTATCTGCCCCTC from Amphiprion ocellaris isolate individual 3 ecotype Okinawa chromosome 14, ASM2253959v1, whole genome shotgun sequence encodes the following:
- the LOC111585923 gene encoding heterogeneous nuclear ribonucleoprotein A/B-like, producing the protein MLPRVSGEFGVHFEQRVPEFLLKSLEKPIVRMADAENLLMETLEQNGNEGEEDQNGAEQELMGGDEVQDEGQDNGTDGGKIDASKGEEDAGKMFVGGLSWDTSKKDLKDYFSKFGEVSDCTIKMDSNTGRSRGFGFVLFKDASSVDKVLEQKEHRLDGRQIDPKRAMAMKKEPVKKIFVGGLIPEATEETIREYFGAFGEIETIELPIDPKSKKRRGFIFITYKDEASVKKCLEKKYHNIQGSRCELKIAQPKEVYQQQQYGAGRGGGYGGRGGRGRGGQSQGWNQGYGNYWNQGYGNQGYGYGGYSGYGNYDYSSGYYGYGPGYDYNQGNASYGKTPRRGGHQSSYKPY